A genomic stretch from Coffea arabica cultivar ET-39 chromosome 10c, Coffea Arabica ET-39 HiFi, whole genome shotgun sequence includes:
- the LOC113714670 gene encoding probable beta-1,4-xylosyltransferase IRX9H, whose amino-acid sequence MSSLLRTLSLYHDRPYQNGGNQFSVNSPSHRALSNAKSSSPLSPFFPGVLSQKSSRKGMSSWKKWFFRCLIFFSLGFLLGMAPFGGYEDVKGRDFSFEENTMAKSAENDEGDVRNLLVVEAKGGEGLVVDKVELRVVEEKEVKERFDFVPRKQLIVVTPTYNRALQAYYLNRLGQVLRLVPPPLLWIVVEMNVASLETADILRKTGVMYRHLVTTKNLTDVKDKSVHQRNTALEHIENHKLDGVVYFADDDSIHSLELFECLREIRRFGTWPVAMLAQTWNKVELEGPVCNGSQVIGWHTNKSKGLRRFHIDMSGFAFNSTILWDPKRWQRPTSDPIRQLDTVKEGFHGTTFIEQVVEDESQMEGLPLGCSKILNWHLKLEARELFNSKASLLQKNLDA is encoded by the exons ATGTCATCGCTGCTAAGAACGCTGTCGCTGTACCACGATCGGCCGTATCAGAACGGAGGAAATCAATTTTCCGTTAACTCGCCGTCTCACAGGGCGTTATCCAATGCCAAAAGTTCGTCTCCGTTGTCGCCGTTCTTTCCCGGTGTACTTTCACAAAAAAGTTCGCGTAAAGGCATGAGCTCGTGGAAAAAATGGTTTTTTAGGTGTTTGATATTTTTCTCGCTGGGGTTTCTATTAGGCATGGCTCCCTTTGGGGGATATGAGGATGTTAAAGGCCGTGATTTCTCGTTCGAGGAGAATACCATGGCAAAGTCGGCAGAAAATGATGAGGGGGATGTGAGGAATTTGTTGGTTGTGGAGGCGAAAGGTGGGGAAGGTTTAGTCGTGGATAAAGTTGAATTACGGGTTGTTGAGGAAAAAGAAGTGAAGGAGCGGTTTGATTTTGTTCCACGGAAGCAGTTGATTGTGGTGACACCGACGTATAATAGGGCACTTCAAGCTTATTATTTAAATAGGTTAGGACAGGTTCTGAGGCTGGTGCCGCCGCCATTGTTATGGATTGTGGTAGAGATGAATGTTGCATCGTTGGAGACTGCAGATATTTTGAGGAAGACTGGGGTTATGTACAGGCATTTGGTGACTACCAAGAATTTGACGGATGTAAAGGACAAGAGCGTGCATCAAAGAAACACAGCACTGGAGCATATTGAGAATCATAAGCTTGATGGGGTTGTGTATTTTGCTGATGATGATAGTATCCATTCACTCGAGTTATTCGAGTGCTTGAGAGAAATCAG GCGTTTTGGTACTTGGCCGGTTGCAATGTTGGCTCAAACTTGGAATAAGGTGGAGTTGGAAGGTCCCGTCTGTAATGGGAGTCAAGTAATTGGATGGCATACAAATAAGAGTAAAGGACTTCGTAGATTCCACATCGATATGTCAGGTTTTGCTTTCAATAGTACAATATTGTGGGATCCAAAAAGATGGCAACGTCCAACTTCAGATCCAATTCGGCAGTTAGATACTGTGAAGGAGGGTTTTCAT ggaaccacatTTATCGAGCAAGTTGTAGAAGATGAAAGCCAAATGGAAGGCCTTCCTCTTGGTTGTTCAAAGATACTGAATTGGCACCTCAAGCTGGAAGCACGTGAACTTTTTAATTCTAAAGCTTCACTGCTGCAGAAGAACCTTGATGCTTGA